The Ralstonia pickettii DTP0602 genome segment CCGCCAAGGAACAACTGCTCAGCGCGCAGGCACCGGACTCGGTCACGGTGACGCTGCTGGGCGCGGGCTCCAGGCTGATCGGCGGCGCACGCTCGGTGGAAGTGACGCGGCAGGAGGTTGAACAGCTCGTCGTCGACGGCTTCTTCCCCAAGGTGCCGTCCGGCGAGAGGCCGGGGCGCGCACGGGGCGCCATTGTCGAGTTTGGCCTGCCGTATGCGGCCGACCCGGGCGTTACCCGGCACGTTGCGGCCTTCCTGGGCCAGCACGCCGCGCAGTCGCGAGCGGCGCTGGATGCACAGCAGGCGCAGGCCGGTTCCCTGCCGATGCCCGACACGCTGCTCCTCAACGGCGGCGTGTTCCGGGCCGAAGCCCTGGCGGATCGCATCGCTGACACGCTAGGCACGTGGCGCGGAGCGCCGCTGCATGTCCTGCACAACGACGATCCCGACGTCGCCGTTGCGCGCGGCGCGGTGGCGTATGCGCGGGCGCGTACCGGCCAGGCCCCGCGCATCGGCGGCGGCTCGCCGCGCAGCTACTTTCTGGTTCTCGACGATGGCGCATCGGCGCAGCAAGGAATCTGCCTGCTGCCACGGGGCACTGAAGAAGGCCACGAGATCCACCTCAGCGATCGTACCTTCGCCTTGCGGCTCGGGCATCCGGTGCAATTCCACCTGGTTTCCTCCGTCGCCGACACGGCCTATCAACCGGGTCAACTGACCGATCTGTCGACGGGCGATTTCATTCGCCTGCCGCCGATCGCGACCGTGGTGCAGCCGCGCGGCGCCAGCGGCCCCCGGGAAACGCCGGTGCAGATCACCACCTCGCTGACCGAGGTCGGTACGCTCGAGGTCCACTGCATCAACATTGCGGATGCCTCGCAACGATGGCGCCTCGAATTCCAGCTGCGCGGCAACGACGCCCAGGCGGCGGCGCCCGCGACGGATACGGCACACCCTTCCCTGCGACAAGCTCTCGAGGCGATCGACCGCACCTTTGGCGCCCGCTCGCAGGACGTCGGTCCCAAGGAGGTCAAGCGGCTGCGTGCGCAACTTGAGCAGCTGCTTGGCGCGCGCGAGCAGTGGGACAGCGCCCTGCTGCGCGAGCTGTTCGGCGCATTCTGGGAGCGCTCGAAGCGGCGGCGCCGCACTGCCGACCATGAACGCCTGTGGCTGAACCTGGCCGGCTATTGCGTGCGCCCGGGATTCGGCTACCCGCTCGACGAATGGCGCGTCGAGCAACTCTGGTCGCTGTACGACCAGGGCATCCAGTATGTCAACGAAAGCCAGAACTGGTCGGAGTGGTGGACGCTGTGGCGGCGCGCGGCAGGCGGCCTGGACGAGAGCGCGCAACTGCGCCTGCTGGAAGAGATGGCCTTCTACCTGCAGCCACCCGGCAGCACCCGCTACAAGAAGCCCGCCGGGCCCGCCAGGTCTGGATATGCCGATATGGTGCGCCTTGCCGGCTCCCTGGAGCGCATCACCACCGAATCCAAGATCGAGCTCGCCGAATGGCTGCTGGCACGTCTGCGCAAGCCTTCGGAGAACAGTCAGGGCTGGTGGGCCGTGGGCCGCATCGGGGCGCGCCGGCCATTCTATGGCAGCGCGCACAGCGTTGTGCCAGCCGATATCGCCGCGCAATGGGTGGAGACGATTCTTGCGCTCGACTGGAAAAAGGTCGAGCCGGCCGCGTTCGCCGCCGTGCAGATCGCGCGCATGACCGGCGATCGCAGCAGGGACCTGCCTGACGAGATTCGGTCGGCTGTCGTGCGCCGGCTCGAAGCCGCCAACGCGCCGCAGAGCTGGATCGCCATGGTGCGCGAGGCCGTGGAACTCGATGCAGCCGACGAAGGCCGGGTATTTGGGGAGGCGCTGCCCGCCGGCCTCAAACTGATCGCGGTGTAAAACCAGAACGGATTACTGACAGCGGCGTTCTGAGTCTTGGCGACTCAGGCCCGTCTGGATTGAACCGCCAAAGACAAAACCCCTCGCAGCATCAGCTGTCGAGGGGTTTTGCGGTATAAGAGCCTGGCGATGACCTACTTTCACACGGGTAATCCGCACTATCATCGGCGCGGAGTTGTTTCACGGACCTGTTCGGGATGGGAAGGGGTGGTTCCAACTCGCTATGGTCACCAGGCATAAGGGGTTGCAACGCTGGGGTTGAGGCCAACGCTGCGAATAGGGATGTAGTTGGGGTTGTGCGTCTTGTGTCAACTGTTTTGGCACAGTTGCGATCACACCCACCAGGTAAAACACACTGGTTATAGGATCAAGCCTTACGGGCAATTAGTACTGGTTAGCTTAACGCATTACTGCGCTTCCACACCCAGCCTATCAACGTCCTGGTCTCGAACGACCCTTCAAGGAGGTCAAGCCTCCAGGGAATCCTCATCTTCAGGCGAGTTTCCCGCTTAGATGCTTTCAGCGGTTATCTCTTCCGTACATAGCTACCCTGCGATGCCTCTGGCGAGACAACAGGTACACCAGCGGTACGTCCACTCCGGTCCTCTCGTACTAGGAGCAGCCCCCGTCAAGATTCCAACGCCCACGGCAGATAGGGACCAAACTGTCTCACGACGTTTTAAACCCAGCTCACGTACCTCTTTAAATGGCGAACAGCCATACCCTTGGGACCGGCTACAGCCCCAGGATGAGATGAGCCGACATCGAGGTGCCAAACACCGCCGTCGATATGAACTCTTGGGCGGTATCAGCCTGTTATCCCCAGAGTACCTTTTATCCGTTGAGCGATGGCCCTTCCATTCAGAACCACCGGATCACTATGTCCTGCTTTCGCACCTGCTCGACTTGTCGGTCTCGCAGTTAAGCACGCTTTTGCCATTGCACTTTAGGTACGATGTCCGACCGTACCAAGCGTACCTTCGAACTCCTCCGTTACACTTTGGGAGGAGACCGCCCCAGTCAAACTGCCTACCATGCACTGTCCCCGACCCGGATTCACGGGCCAAGGTTAGAACCTCAAACAAACCAGGGTGGTATTTCAAGGACGGCTCCACGTGAACTAGCGTCCACGCTTCAAAGCCTCCCACCTATCCTACACAGATCGGTTCAAAGTCCAATGCAAAGCTACAGTAAAGGTTCATGGGGTCTTTCCGTCTAGCCGCGGGGAGATTGCATCATCACAAACACTTCAACTTCGCTGAGTCTCGGGAGGAGACAGTGTGGCCATCGTTACGCCATTCGTGCAGGTCGGAACTTACCCGACAAGGAATTTCGCTACCTTAGGACCGTTATAGTTACGGCCGCCGTTTACCGGGACTTCAATCAAGAGCTTGCACCCCATCATTTAATCTTCCGGCACCGGGCAGGCGTCACACCCTATACGTCCACTTTCGTGTTTGCAGAGTGCTGTGTTTTTATTAAACAGTCGCAGCCACCATTTTATTGCAACCCCGTCACCCTTCTGGCGCAGGCCAGTCAAGCTACCAGGGCGTACCTTATCCCGAAGTTACGGTACCAATTTGCCGAGTTCCTTCTCCCGAGTTCTCTCAAGCGCCTTAGAATACTCATCTCGCCCACCTGTGTCGGTTTGCGGTACGGTCTCGTATGACTGAAGCTTAGAGGCTTTTCTTGGAACCACTTCCAATTGCTTCGCAGCACTAGGCCGCTCGCCCCACATCCTTGAATTCCGCGCCCGGATTTGCCTGAGCGCCTTCTCCAATGCAGGGACCGGGACTTCCAACACCCGGACAACCTTCCGCGATCCGTCCCCCCATCGCATCATACGACGGTGCAGGAATATTAACCTGCTTCCCATCAGCTACGCATCTCTGCCTCGCCTTAGGGGCCGACTCACCCTACGCCGATGAACGTTGCGTAGGAAACCTTGGGCTTACGGCGAGGGGGCCTTTCACCCCCTTTATCGCTACTCATGTCAGCATTCGCACTTCTGATACCTCCAGCATCCTTTACAAGACACCTTCACAGGCTTACAGAACGCTCTCCTACCACGCACATTACTGTGCGTCCGCAGCTTCGGTGACTGGCTTAGCCCCGTTACATCTTCCGCGCAGGACGACTCGATCAGTGAGCTATTACGCTTTCTTTAAAGGGTGGCTGCTTCTAAGCCAACCTCCTGACTGTTTTAGCCTTCCCACTTCGTTTCCCACTTAGCCAATCTTGGGGACCTTAGCTGGCGGTCTGGGTTGTTTCCCTCTTGACACCGGACGTTAGCACCCGATGTCTGTCTCCCGTGATTGCACTCTTCGGTATTCGGAGTTTGCTATGGCGGGGTAATCAGCAATAGACCCCCCAACCATGACAGTGCTCTACCCCCGAAGGTGAGACACGAGGCACTACCTAAATAGTTTTCGGAGAGAACCAGCTATTTCCAGATTTGTTTAGCCTTTCACCCCTATCCACAGCTCATCCCCTAACTTTTCAACGTTAGTGGGTTCGGTCCTCCAGTACGTGTTACCGCACCTTCAACCTGGCCATGGATAGATCATCTGGTTTCGGGTCTACACCCAGCGACTCAACGCCCTATTCGGACTCGCTTTCGCTACGCCTTCCCTAATCGGTTAAGCTTGCCACTGAATGTAAGTCGCTGACCCATTATACAAAAGGTACGCCGTCACCCGTTGCCAGGCTCCGACTGTTTGTATGCATGCGGTTTCAGGATCTATTTCACTCCCCTCCCGGGGTTCTTTTCGCCTTTCCCTCACGGTACTGGTTCACTATCGGTCGATCACGAGTATTTAGCCTTGGAGGATGGTCCCCCCATCTTCAGACAGGATTTCACGTGTCCCGCCCTACTTGTCGTACACCTAGTTCCACAACGCTGTTTTCGCATACAGGGCTATCACCTGCTAGGGCCGGGCTTTCCATCCCGTTCTGCTAACAATGCTGCTAAAGAGTACAAGGCTGTTCCCATTTCGTTCGCCACTACTCTGGGAATCTCGGTTGATTTCTGTTCCTGCAGCTACTTAGATGTTTCAGTTCGCCGCGTTCGCTTCCCACACCTATGAATTCAGTGTGGGATGACCCATTCGGGCCGGGTTTCCCCATTCGGACATCTCCGGATCAAAGCTTGTTTGCCAGCTCCCCGAAGCTTTTCGCAGGCTACCGCGTCCTTCATCGCCTGTGATCGCCAAGGCATCCACCACATGCACTTGTTCGCTTGACCCTATAACGAGTGTGTCTCGATCGCTCGAAGACCTCGCTACAGGATGAGTTCTCGCATTTGTGCCGTATTCCAAGTCATCTTTCGATCACTTAAATACATTTTGGTTGATACAATCACAACCCGGTATCGCGTTGGTACTGCAGCGTCTCATCAACGCTCGCGCGACACCTTTACTACATCCCATATTGTTAAAGAACAGCCGATCGTTAGATCGCTTGGCAATGCCAAATGGAAGCACTCGTTCGCCGAGTGCTTCCATTTGGCCAACCAGCCTGGCCTTAACCACAAACTACCGATAAGTGTGAACGCTCAACTTCGGATGCACGCTCTGAAAGGAGGTGATCCAGCCGCACCTTCCGATACGGCTACCTTGTTACGACTTCACCCCAGTCATGAACCCTGCCGTGGTAATCGCCCTCCTTGCGGTTAGGCTAACTACTTCTGGCAAAACCCACTCCCATGGTGTGACGGGCGGTGTGTACAAGACCCGGGAACGTATTCACCGCGGCATGCTGATCCGCGATTACTAGCGATTCCAGCTTCACGTAGTCGAGTTGCAGACTACGATCCGGACTACGATGCGTTTTCTGGGATTGGCTCCCCCTCGCGGGTTGGCAACCCTCTGTACGCACCATTGTATGACGTGTGAAGCCCTACCCATAAGGGCCATGAGGACTTGACGTCATCCCCACCTTCCTCCGGTTTGTCACCGGCAGTCTCTCTAGAGTGCTCTTGCGTAGCAACTAAAGACAAGGGTTGCGCTCGTTGCGGGACTTAACCCAACATCTCACGACACGAGCTGACGACAGCCATGCAGCACCTGTGTCCACTTTCCCTTTCGGGCACCTAATGCATCTCTGCTTCGTTAGTGGCATGTCAAGGGTAGGTAAGGTTTTTCGCGTTGCATCGAATTAATCCACATCATCCACCGCTTGTGCGGGTCCCCGTCAATTCCTTTGAGTTTTAATCTTGCGACCGTACTCCCCAGGCGGTCAACTTCACGCGTTAGCTACGTTACTGAAGAAATGAATCCCCAACAACTAGTTGACATCGTTTAGGGCGTGGACTACCAGGGTATCTAATCCTGTTTGCTCCCCACGCTTTCGTGCATGAGCGTCAGTGACGTCCCAGGGGGCTGCCTTCGCCATCGGTATTCCTCCACATCTCTACGCATTTCACTGCTACACGTGGAATTCTACCCCCCTCTGACATACTCTAGCCTTGCAGTCACAAGCGCCATTCCCAAGTTAAGCTCGGGGATTTCACGCCTGTCTTACAAAACCGCCTGCGCACGCTTTACGCCCAGTAATTCCGATTAACGCTCGCACCCTACGTATTACCGCGGCTGCTGGCACGTAGTTAGCCGGTGCTTATTCTTCCGGTACCGTCATCGACCCGGGGTATTATCCCAGGCCATTTCTTTCCGGACAAAAGTGCTTTACAACCCGAAGGCCTTCTTCACACACGCGGCATTGCTGGATCAGGGTTGCCCCCATTGTCCAAAATTCCCCACTGCTGCCTCCCGTAGGAGTCTGGGCCGTGTCTCAGTCCCAGTGTGGCTGATCGTCCTCTCAGACCAGCTACTGATCGTCGCCTTGGTAGGCTCTTACCCCACCAACTAGCTAATCAGACATCGGCCGCTCCTGTAGCGCGAGGCCTTGCGGTCCCCCGCTTTCACCCTCAGGTCGTATGCGGTATTAGCTAATCTTTCGACTAGTTATCCCCCACTACAGGGCACGTTCCGATGTATTACTCACCCGTTCGCCACTCGCCACCAGGCCGAAGCCCGTGCTGCCGTTCGACTTGCATGTGTAAGGCATGCCGCCAGCGTTCAATCTGAGCCAGGATCAAACTCTTCAGTTCAATCTCTGTGTGGACCCTCGCGGGTCCTCGCTCTTTCGAGCGGTCGCTCACTCTCAGAAAACTGACTGACCAGATCCGAAGATCCAGTCACGTTTTGCTGTGCGAGCACTTTATAACTTGCAAGCTAAAAGACCGAAGTCTTCCGCATCCGTTATCAAGCGCCCACACTTATCGGTGTTTGTTTGTTAAAGAGCCTGTCGCGATTCGCTTTGCTTGTCGCGTCGCTGCTTTGTCAGCAGCGAAGAAGAGAGATCTTAAAGAGTTTTCTGCGATAAAGCAACTGTTTTCGAGAAACTTCTTTTTCTTCGGTAAGGGCTGCTTACCCAAGTAAATCCCTGCAACCATTTTCCCCCACCTGACTTGCAGCTCTGCTTGTGCGGCGGGAGGGGGCGAATACTAATGCCTTGATGCCGGACTTGCAAGTTTTTTTCTGAACGGGCTTGCAAGAGCCTCTTTTGTCACTTAGGTGCGCAAGGCCTTGCCGCGGGAATCGAATGGGCGGAGTCGGCGTGTTACGTGGGGTGCTTTCGTGACCTACGATGACGGTAAGCACTTGGCCTGCCCCACCCGTGACGCAGTCAGCACCCCTTCTCCTTATCCCGATCGCCAGCCTGGCCCTTGCCTGGCTCTGCTCGACCGCTGCCGCCGCCGACGCCCTGGCCCCACAGCGCGCCGAGATGGTCAAGGAGATCGCCGTGGTCGCTGCAGCCGCCGGGGCCCAGAGCGGCAGGCATGCGCTCGACCCGCGCGTGATGGCGGTGATGGGGCAAGTGCCTCGCCACGAGTTTGTGCCGGACCAGCAGAAGTTGTACGCCTATGAGAACCGGCCGCTGCCCATCGGCCATGGCCAGACGATTTCGCAGCCCTATATCGTTGCCCTGATGACAGACCTGATGATGGTCAAGCCTGGCGACGCCGTGCTCGAGATCGGCACCGGCTCGGGCTATCAGGCGGCGGTGCTGGCGGGGCTGGCGCGCGCGGTGTACACGATCGAGATCATCGAACCGCTGGGGCGGCAGGCCTGCGACCGCCTGAAGCGGCTGGCCTACCGGCAGGTAGCCTGCAAGGTGGGCGACGGCTACTACGGCTGGGACGAGCACGCGCCCTATGACGCCATCATCGTCACCGCGGCGGCCAGCCATGTGCCGCCACCGCTGATCCGGCAACTGAAGCCGGGCGGCCGGATGGTGATCCCGGTGGGCGCGCAGTTCCTGACGCAGTATTTGCTGCTGGTCGAGAAGTCCGGGGACGGCAGCGTTTCCACCAGGCAGATCCTGCCGGTCAGGTTCGTGCCGCTGGTTGGCAAGCATTAAGGCATCGCGGCACATCGGCCGTGCCAGCCTGCGCCATGCCACGACCGCCACTACTCGCCCTGGCCTTGCTCTCTGCCGCCGCGCTTGGCTATGAAATCCTGCTGATGCGGCTGCTCTCCATCATCCAGTGGCATCACTTCGCTTACATGATGATCAGCGTGGCGCTGCTGGGCTACGGGGCGGCGGGTGCGCTGGTGGCACTGGCGCAGCGAACGCTGATCCGCCATTTCATGCCGGCTTTCGCTGGCGGCGCCCTGCTGTTCGGCGTTGGCGCGATGGCCTGCTTCGCGCTCGCCCAGCACGTAGCGTTCAATCCTTTGGAAATCCTGTGGGAGTCGTCACAGCCGCTGCGCTTGCTGCTGCTCTACCTGCTGCTGTTCGTGCCGTTCTTTTGCGCCGCCACGAGTGTCTGCCTGTGTTTTTCCCGCTTCAACGAGCAGGTTCACCGCATCTACAGCTTTGACATCCTTGGCGCCGGGCTGGGCTGCCTGGGCATCATCGTGGCGCTGTTCGTGCTGAGCCCGGTCGATGCACTGCGGCTGGTCAGCACGGCGGGCATGGCGGCGGCCGCACTGGCAAGCGTTGAATGCCGCTGGCATCGGCCCTGGCTGCCGGCGCTGCTGCTGTCGGTGGCAATCGTGCCGGCCGGCGTGCCAGGCGACTGGATTGCGCTGCGGCCGTCCGAGTACAAGGAGCTGAGCCAGACCCTGCGCATCGGCAACGCGCGCGTGGTGGCGGAACGGTCGAGTCCCCTCGGCTTGGTCACGGTGGTGGAGAGCCCCTCGATCCCGTTGCGGCACGCGCCCGGGCTGAGCCTCAATGCAAGCCTGGAGCCGCCGCCGCAACTGGCCGTGTTTACCGATGGCGACGGGCTCAGCGCGCTCAGCCG includes the following:
- a CDS encoding molecular chaperone DnaK, producing MKQYVVGIDLGTSNTVVAYAKAGSDDIRVFDIDQLVSPGEVAARPLLPSVRYHAAPGELSGDDLQLPWQSAASAAARRTVFGRLAATLGAQVPGRLVASAKSWLSHASVDRTAAILPWGGHDEVDKISPVVASASYLGYVCAAWNHRFPDAPLEAQDVVLTVPASFDEGARALTLEAARLAGLPALRLLEEPQAALYDWLFHHRRTLDADLAQTRLVLICDVGGGTTDLTLIRVEMQDGQPQLTRIGVGNHLMLGGDNMDLALAHLVEARLGPGGAAQARLSAASLSQLVARCRAAKEQLLSAQAPDSVTVTLLGAGSRLIGGARSVEVTRQEVEQLVVDGFFPKVPSGERPGRARGAIVEFGLPYAADPGVTRHVAAFLGQHAAQSRAALDAQQAQAGSLPMPDTLLLNGGVFRAEALADRIADTLGTWRGAPLHVLHNDDPDVAVARGAVAYARARTGQAPRIGGGSPRSYFLVLDDGASAQQGICLLPRGTEEGHEIHLSDRTFALRLGHPVQFHLVSSVADTAYQPGQLTDLSTGDFIRLPPIATVVQPRGASGPRETPVQITTSLTEVGTLEVHCINIADASQRWRLEFQLRGNDAQAAAPATDTAHPSLRQALEAIDRTFGARSQDVGPKEVKRLRAQLEQLLGAREQWDSALLRELFGAFWERSKRRRRTADHERLWLNLAGYCVRPGFGYPLDEWRVEQLWSLYDQGIQYVNESQNWSEWWTLWRRAAGGLDESAQLRLLEEMAFYLQPPGSTRYKKPAGPARSGYADMVRLAGSLERITTESKIELAEWLLARLRKPSENSQGWWAVGRIGARRPFYGSAHSVVPADIAAQWVETILALDWKKVEPAAFAAVQIARMTGDRSRDLPDEIRSAVVRRLEAANAPQSWIAMVREAVELDAADEGRVFGEALPAGLKLIAV
- a CDS encoding protein-L-isoaspartate O-methyltransferase (K00573: E2.1.1.77, pcm; protein-L-isoaspartate(D-aspartate) O-methyltransferase [EC:2.1.1.77]), with amino-acid sequence MTVSTWPAPPVTQSAPLLLIPIASLALAWLCSTAAAADALAPQRAEMVKEIAVVAAAAGAQSGRHALDPRVMAVMGQVPRHEFVPDQQKLYAYENRPLPIGHGQTISQPYIVALMTDLMMVKPGDAVLEIGTGSGYQAAVLAGLARAVYTIEIIEPLGRQACDRLKRLAYRQVACKVGDGYYGWDEHAPYDAIIVTAAASHVPPPLIRQLKPGGRMVIPVGAQFLTQYLLLVEKSGDGSVSTRQILPVRFVPLVGKH